A portion of the Chryseobacterium tructae genome contains these proteins:
- the nhaA gene encoding Na+/H+ antiporter NhaA: MNLSLYFKKFFNNSQASGIILIFCVLISLLIANSSIAGSFQSFLDKEVGTHLFGLEYPVSIWINDGLMAVFFLLVGLEIKRELVEGELSSFKNASLPIFAAVGGMLVPAVIYSIFNSGTEYSNGWGIPMATDIAFSLAIISMLGKKIPNSIKIFLAALAIVDDLGAILVIAIFYTDQIHWVYLLLSFGVTALLFILNFLKVTKTIFYIIPGLFLWYFLHHSGIHATIAGVLLAFSIPTNASNVEISPLEKLEHQLHIPVSFLIMPIFALTNTNITFSNEMVAGVTSTLGLGIIFGLILGKLIGINLFSLLAIKLKLSSLPQNSNWTQMIGVGLLAGIGFTMSIFIALLSFKGEIEIQDEAKFAILIASFIAAILGFTILSVSSKRNMEPEED, encoded by the coding sequence ATGAATTTATCTCTTTATTTTAAAAAATTTTTCAACAACAGTCAAGCGTCAGGAATTATTCTTATTTTCTGTGTGCTTATTTCATTACTTATTGCGAACTCATCAATTGCCGGAAGCTTTCAGAGCTTCCTGGACAAGGAAGTAGGAACTCATCTTTTTGGGCTGGAGTATCCTGTCAGCATCTGGATTAATGATGGTCTGATGGCCGTATTCTTTCTTTTGGTAGGTCTTGAAATTAAAAGAGAACTCGTAGAGGGTGAACTTTCTTCTTTTAAGAATGCCTCATTGCCAATTTTTGCAGCAGTAGGTGGAATGCTTGTACCAGCAGTTATTTATAGTATTTTCAACTCCGGAACAGAATACAGCAATGGATGGGGAATTCCTATGGCTACAGATATTGCTTTTTCTTTAGCTATTATTTCAATGCTCGGAAAGAAAATTCCTAATTCGATTAAAATCTTTTTGGCAGCGTTAGCCATTGTGGATGACTTAGGTGCTATTCTTGTGATTGCTATTTTCTATACTGATCAGATTCATTGGGTTTACCTCCTACTCTCTTTTGGTGTAACTGCTTTGTTGTTTATTTTAAATTTCTTAAAAGTTACCAAAACAATATTTTACATTATTCCGGGACTATTTTTATGGTATTTCCTCCACCATTCCGGAATTCATGCAACGATAGCAGGAGTTTTATTGGCATTTTCAATTCCAACCAATGCTTCTAACGTGGAAATTTCACCATTAGAAAAACTGGAACATCAGCTTCATATCCCTGTAAGTTTCCTCATTATGCCTATTTTCGCCTTAACGAATACTAATATTACCTTTTCGAACGAAATGGTGGCAGGGGTAACAAGTACATTAGGATTGGGGATTATCTTTGGATTGATTCTTGGGAAGCTGATTGGAATTAATCTATTCTCGTTGCTTGCCATTAAATTAAAGCTTAGTTCATTACCTCAAAACAGTAACTGGACTCAGATGATTGGTGTAGGATTGCTCGCAGGAATTGGATTTACGATGTCAATTTTTATTGCTTTATTATCCTTTAAAGGAGAAATTGAGATTCAGGACGAAGCCAAGTTTGCCATTCTGATCGCTTCCTTTATTGCCGCAATTTTAGGATTTACGATTTTAAGCGTTAGCTCCAAAAGAAATATGGAACCGGAAGAAGATTAA
- a CDS encoding IS1/IS1595 family N-terminal zinc-binding domain-containing protein → MENTCPKCKGNKVVKSGIINSKQRFLCKSCNYYFTVKKLGKQIDDYYVTKALQLYLEGLSYREIERIIGVSHVSISSWIKKYNITRPPHSEFHPVYKILKQNELIEYITQEENIKNSGIIITQFADKYMLIKWERFKK, encoded by the coding sequence ATGGAAAATACATGTCCTAAATGCAAGGGTAACAAAGTGGTTAAAAGCGGTATTATCAATAGCAAACAAAGATTTCTATGCAAAAGTTGCAACTACTATTTCACTGTAAAAAAATTAGGAAAACAGATTGATGATTATTATGTTACTAAAGCATTACAGTTATACCTTGAAGGCCTAAGTTACCGCGAAATTGAGAGAATCATCGGAGTTTCTCATGTTAGCATAAGCTCATGGATCAAAAAATACAACATCACAAGACCACCCCACTCAGAGTTCCATCCCGTATATAAAATACTGAAACAAAACGAATTGATTGAATACATTACTCAGGAAGAGAATATTAAAAACTCCGGAATTATTATCACTCAGTTTGCCGATAAGTATATGTTGATTAAATGGGAAAGGTTTAAGAAGTAG
- a CDS encoding response regulator transcription factor has protein sequence MKKIIIADDEHKILMTLEYSFKKNGYDVYIARDGTEVLEFLKTMVPDVILLDIMMPNLDGYSTLDLIKQDEKLKSTKVIFLSAKNNPRDIEKGLEMGADAYVTKPYSIKKLMQQIEELF, from the coding sequence ATGAAAAAGATAATCATTGCAGATGATGAACATAAAATATTAATGACGCTTGAATACAGCTTTAAAAAGAACGGCTATGATGTCTACATTGCCCGTGACGGAACGGAAGTTCTGGAATTCTTAAAAACAATGGTTCCGGATGTGATCCTACTCGATATTATGATGCCGAATCTTGATGGATACAGCACTTTAGATCTTATTAAACAGGATGAAAAATTAAAAAGCACAAAAGTTATCTTCCTGAGTGCAAAAAACAACCCCAGAGATATTGAGAAAGGACTTGAAATGGGAGCTGATGCCTATGTAACGAAGCCTTATTCTATTAAAAAACTGATGCAGCAGATTGAAGAGCTATTTTAG
- the acs gene encoding acetate--CoA ligase, translating into MSKNERDMRNYLIEDLPQYFEDYKKSIKNPKKFWDKVADQNFVWYQRWSKVVKYDMNEAKIEWFKNAKLNITKNCLDRHLAIRGDKTAIIWEPNDPKEEAQHISYNELYTRVNKTANVLSDMGIKKGDRVCIYLPMIPELAVTMLACAKLGAVHSVIFAGFSAAAVSSRVNDCEAKMVITSDGSYRGNKVLDLKSIVDEALEKTPTIENVLVVKRTHNEIKMKEGRDHWLEDLYEKASPDFVTVIMDSEDPLFILYTSGSTGKPKGMLHTCAGYMVYTAYTFKNVFNYKENDIYWCTADIGWITGHSYILYGPLLNGATTVIFEGVPTYPEPDRFWEVIEKHKITQFYTAPTAIRSLAKESAEWVDKHDLSSLKVIGSVGEPINDEAWHWFNDHVGKKKCPIVDTWWQTETGGIMISPLPFVTPTKPTYATLPLPGIQPVLMDDKRNEITGNQVTGNLCIRFPWPGIARTIWGDHQRYKETYFTAFPGKYFTGDGALRDEVGYYRITGRVDDVIIVSGHNLGTAPIEDSINQHPAVAESAIVGYPHDIKGNALYGYVMLKESGEGRDKDNLKKEINQLISDQIGPIAKLDKIQFVSGLPKTRSGKIMRRILRKIAEGDFSNFGDISTLLNPEIVDEIKNERI; encoded by the coding sequence ATTTCAAAAAACGAAAGGGATATGAGAAATTACTTAATAGAAGATTTACCACAATACTTTGAAGATTATAAAAAGTCGATCAAAAATCCAAAGAAATTCTGGGACAAAGTAGCCGATCAAAACTTTGTGTGGTATCAGCGATGGAGCAAGGTAGTTAAGTACGATATGAATGAAGCTAAAATCGAATGGTTCAAAAATGCCAAACTTAATATCACAAAAAACTGTCTGGACAGACATCTTGCCATAAGAGGAGACAAAACAGCTATTATCTGGGAACCCAATGATCCAAAAGAGGAAGCACAACATATTTCCTACAATGAATTATACACCCGTGTCAATAAAACAGCGAATGTTTTAAGTGATATGGGAATTAAAAAGGGAGACCGGGTATGCATTTACCTTCCCATGATTCCGGAACTGGCCGTTACCATGCTGGCTTGTGCCAAATTGGGAGCTGTTCATTCCGTTATTTTTGCTGGATTCTCTGCTGCTGCAGTCTCTTCAAGAGTGAATGACTGCGAAGCCAAAATGGTGATCACTTCCGATGGAAGTTATAGAGGAAATAAAGTTCTGGATTTGAAAAGCATTGTAGATGAAGCATTAGAAAAAACTCCGACTATTGAAAACGTTCTGGTCGTTAAACGAACTCATAATGAGATCAAGATGAAAGAAGGTAGAGATCATTGGCTGGAAGACTTGTATGAAAAAGCTTCTCCTGATTTTGTAACAGTCATTATGGATTCTGAAGATCCGCTTTTTATCCTTTACACTTCCGGTTCTACAGGAAAACCAAAAGGAATGCTTCATACCTGTGCCGGATATATGGTATACACCGCTTATACCTTCAAAAATGTATTTAATTATAAAGAAAATGATATTTATTGGTGTACCGCTGATATCGGCTGGATTACCGGTCATTCCTATATTCTTTACGGGCCATTATTGAACGGAGCGACTACTGTAATTTTCGAAGGTGTTCCTACGTATCCTGAGCCGGATCGTTTTTGGGAAGTGATAGAAAAACATAAGATCACTCAATTTTACACCGCTCCTACGGCAATCCGTTCTCTAGCTAAAGAAAGTGCAGAGTGGGTAGACAAGCATGACCTGAGTTCTCTTAAAGTTATTGGATCTGTAGGAGAACCTATTAATGATGAAGCATGGCATTGGTTCAATGATCATGTAGGAAAGAAAAAATGTCCTATCGTTGACACCTGGTGGCAAACTGAAACGGGAGGAATCATGATTTCACCACTTCCTTTTGTTACACCAACCAAACCAACATATGCCACCCTTCCTTTACCAGGAATTCAACCTGTTTTAATGGATGATAAACGCAATGAAATTACGGGGAATCAGGTAACCGGAAACTTGTGTATCCGTTTTCCGTGGCCAGGAATTGCGAGAACCATTTGGGGTGACCACCAAAGGTATAAGGAAACCTATTTTACAGCTTTTCCAGGAAAATATTTTACAGGTGATGGCGCTTTAAGAGATGAAGTGGGCTATTATAGAATCACAGGACGTGTAGATGATGTCATTATCGTTTCCGGACATAATCTAGGAACAGCTCCTATTGAAGATAGCATCAACCAGCATCCTGCTGTAGCAGAATCTGCCATCGTGGGTTATCCTCACGATATCAAAGGCAATGCTTTATATGGCTATGTAATGCTTAAAGAAAGCGGAGAAGGTCGTGATAAGGACAACCTTAAAAAAGAAATCAATCAGCTGATCTCAGATCAGATCGGCCCTATTGCCAAACTGGATAAAATACAGTTCGTTTCAGGACTTCCAAAAACACGTTCCGGTAAAATTATGCGTAGAATCCTTAGAAAAATTGCAGAAGGTGACTTCAGCAACTTTGGAGATATCAGTACCTTATTAAACCCTGAAATTGTAGATGAAATTAAAAACGAAAGAATTTAA
- a CDS encoding DUF6814 family protein: MNGLKKILGILWIAIAVVVGYFGITVMGIPKITSGKQEDLVFGIIILFVLMPIISGGMAVFGYYALTGEYSDDKI; this comes from the coding sequence ATGAACGGACTAAAAAAAATATTAGGTATTCTCTGGATTGCAATAGCTGTGGTCGTGGGATATTTCGGAATTACGGTAATGGGAATTCCAAAGATCACTTCCGGAAAGCAGGAGGATCTGGTTTTTGGCATTATCATCTTGTTTGTATTGATGCCAATTATCTCAGGTGGAATGGCTGTCTTTGGCTATTACGCTTTAACAGGAGAATATTCTGATGACAAAATATAG
- a CDS encoding GNAT family N-acetyltransferase produces the protein MEIEISSCEHLMYVSEIQQEMYDSAQRRGTGIAKRSIEYLSKKISEGNAVVATENGEWVGFCYIETWSHGKFVANSGLIVSPKFRHGGVATQIKHKVFQLSREKYPEAKVFGLTTGLAVMKINSDLGYKPVIYSELTQDEEFWSGCKNCVNYEILMKKERKNCLCTAMLFVPDNVKKDEVANSQPDNNKVNSVVNAQPEIKYSNEQESHLSV, from the coding sequence ATGGAAATAGAAATTTCCTCATGCGAACATCTAATGTATGTGAGTGAAATACAGCAGGAAATGTATGATTCTGCACAGCGTAGAGGAACGGGAATCGCAAAACGTTCTATAGAATATTTGAGTAAGAAGATTTCAGAAGGCAATGCTGTGGTAGCTACTGAAAACGGAGAGTGGGTAGGTTTCTGTTATATAGAGACTTGGTCACACGGGAAGTTTGTAGCTAATTCGGGATTGATTGTGTCGCCCAAATTTAGGCATGGTGGAGTTGCTACTCAGATCAAACATAAAGTTTTCCAATTATCTAGAGAAAAATATCCTGAAGCAAAAGTATTCGGATTAACTACAGGACTTGCGGTAATGAAAATCAATAGTGATTTGGGGTACAAGCCGGTAATTTATTCTGAGCTTACTCAGGATGAAGAATTTTGGAGCGGTTGCAAGAATTGCGTGAATTATGAAATTCTAATGAAAAAGGAACGTAAGAACTGTCTTTGTACAGCCATGCTTTTCGTTCCTGATAATGTTAAAAAAGATGAGGTTGCAAACAGTCAGCCTGATAATAATAAAGTAAACAGTGTTGTGAATGCACAACCAGAAATTAAATATAGCAATGAACAAGAAAGTCATCTTAGCGTTTAG
- a CDS encoding ATP-binding protein, with product MSSFALFFVVLLYLALLFLVAHLAEKKRSKFWINNPYIYALSLAVYCTAWTYYGSIGVAATSGLNYLPIYIGPAMIIPAWIYINTRIVRIARVNKISSLADFISLRYGNSRSLSAIITIVCLLAIVPYIGLQIKAISETFHLVTETPMSKNILTDNATFVVILIALFSSYYGTRYVDASEKRLGIISAIALESFLKLFFIIILGLFVIYYVFDGFTDIYQKASHFEDFKEKNTFNGIEGAMNWMVLCMISATAICILPRQFHTAIVENRQEKHIRTAIWFFPLYLLIFTIFIFPIAWGGRLIFDGEKVNPEFYSILIPQHFDNTLITVLVFLGGLSSSISMIIISAITLSIMLSNNLIIPYGLLGKLKSESEEQNTRSITNIRKFSIFALIIMAFVFYKYFILKTSLDSVGLISFVVIAQLAPAFFGAIFWRRGSYKGALIGLAAGLAICYFGLIIPQYYFSYNQEFKGVLRDMYNSFNFFTIPYLARIPQIFFWSLLVNTGLFTIISVSTKGNYRERNFAELYVDIDKYIQNHEDAFIWRGTAYISDIQNILERFLGKNKTEQALRIFNLKYNIDSKTETADSRFIKFSENLLAGRIGTASAKILIEGVTKEDKISLKEVLNILEESKENISLNKKLTEQSEELQKLSNDLRTANESLIVKDRQKDDFLDSVAHELRTPITAIRSAGEILADDDDIPFEIKQEFLNNIITESDRLSEIINDILYLDKLQHGEISLNIQQNNIIETYKKALSPLLHLIQQKNIHLSEVNLLNQVIFEYDEARMIQLLQNIWGNALKFTDEQGTIQTKLLERDHQLMITIFNTGKHIPEEDLEMIFDKFYQSKNQNILKPTGSGLGLAISKKIIQAHNGSIKAENSGLGVTFTISLPEKIINENKNEVEPF from the coding sequence ATGAGTAGCTTCGCATTATTTTTTGTGGTTTTATTGTATCTGGCTCTTCTGTTTTTAGTTGCCCATCTGGCAGAGAAGAAAAGAAGTAAGTTTTGGATCAACAACCCTTATATCTATGCACTGTCACTGGCTGTGTATTGTACTGCATGGACTTACTATGGAAGTATTGGTGTAGCTGCTACCAGCGGACTCAACTATCTTCCGATTTATATTGGGCCTGCGATGATTATCCCAGCCTGGATTTACATCAACACAAGAATTGTAAGAATTGCCAGGGTTAATAAAATAAGCAGTCTTGCAGATTTCATTTCCTTACGATATGGAAACAGCAGAAGCCTGAGTGCCATCATCACCATTGTCTGCCTTTTAGCGATTGTTCCTTACATCGGATTACAGATCAAGGCTATTTCTGAAACCTTTCATCTGGTAACGGAAACTCCCATGTCCAAGAATATATTGACGGATAATGCCACTTTTGTTGTTATTTTAATTGCTTTATTTTCTTCGTATTATGGGACAAGGTATGTAGATGCCTCAGAAAAACGTCTGGGCATTATCTCTGCTATCGCTTTGGAGAGTTTTTTAAAGCTATTCTTTATTATTATTCTTGGCCTTTTTGTCATTTATTATGTCTTTGACGGCTTCACAGATATCTACCAAAAAGCAAGTCATTTTGAAGATTTTAAAGAAAAAAACACATTCAATGGCATTGAAGGAGCGATGAACTGGATGGTTCTGTGCATGATCTCAGCAACTGCAATCTGTATATTACCCAGACAGTTTCACACAGCAATTGTTGAAAACAGGCAGGAAAAACATATCAGAACGGCAATCTGGTTTTTTCCGCTTTATCTATTAATCTTCACTATCTTCATTTTCCCGATTGCCTGGGGCGGCAGACTTATTTTTGATGGTGAAAAGGTAAATCCTGAGTTCTACTCTATTTTAATTCCACAGCATTTTGACAATACCTTAATTACTGTTTTGGTATTTCTCGGCGGATTGAGCTCATCTATTTCTATGATTATCATCTCAGCCATTACTTTATCTATCATGCTTTCCAACAACCTTATCATTCCTTATGGTCTGCTTGGAAAACTGAAGTCTGAAAGCGAAGAACAAAACACAAGAAGTATTACCAACATCAGGAAGTTCAGCATTTTCGCTCTGATCATTATGGCTTTTGTGTTCTACAAATATTTTATTTTAAAAACATCACTGGATTCTGTAGGATTAATCTCTTTTGTTGTCATTGCACAGCTGGCTCCTGCATTTTTCGGAGCCATATTCTGGAGAAGAGGAAGTTATAAAGGCGCTTTGATTGGGCTTGCAGCCGGATTAGCAATCTGTTATTTCGGACTTATTATTCCGCAATATTACTTCTCATACAATCAGGAATTCAAAGGAGTTTTAAGAGATATGTACAATTCTTTCAACTTCTTTACCATCCCTTATCTGGCCAGGATTCCGCAAATTTTCTTTTGGTCGCTTTTGGTGAATACAGGTTTATTTACCATTATTTCAGTCAGCACCAAAGGAAATTATCGTGAAAGAAACTTTGCAGAATTATATGTAGACATTGATAAATACATTCAAAATCATGAAGATGCCTTTATCTGGAGAGGAACCGCCTATATCTCAGATATTCAAAATATTTTGGAACGATTTTTAGGCAAAAACAAGACAGAACAAGCCTTGAGAATTTTTAATTTAAAGTATAATATTGATTCTAAAACAGAGACTGCCGATTCCAGGTTCATCAAATTTTCGGAAAACCTTCTGGCAGGAAGGATCGGAACCGCTTCCGCAAAAATTCTGATTGAAGGAGTAACCAAGGAAGATAAAATATCTCTGAAAGAAGTTTTGAACATTCTTGAAGAATCCAAAGAAAATATCAGTTTAAACAAAAAACTTACAGAACAATCTGAAGAACTTCAAAAATTGTCTAATGATCTTCGAACAGCTAATGAAAGTCTGATTGTAAAAGACCGTCAAAAAGACGACTTCCTGGATTCTGTTGCCCATGAACTCAGAACCCCGATCACAGCGATCCGCTCAGCAGGAGAAATCTTAGCCGATGATGACGATATTCCTTTTGAAATTAAACAAGAATTTTTAAACAATATCATTACGGAATCTGACAGATTAAGCGAGATCATTAACGACATTCTTTACCTCGATAAGCTTCAGCATGGTGAGATCTCTTTAAACATCCAACAAAACAACATTATTGAAACTTATAAAAAAGCATTAAGCCCACTCCTTCATCTGATACAACAGAAAAACATCCATTTAAGCGAGGTTAATCTCCTGAATCAAGTTATCTTTGAGTATGACGAAGCAAGAATGATCCAGCTGCTTCAAAACATTTGGGGAAATGCTTTAAAATTCACCGATGAGCAAGGAACAATACAAACCAAATTATTAGAAAGAGATCATCAATTGATGATTACCATTTTCAACACAGGGAAACATATCCCCGAAGAAGATCTGGAAATGATTTTTGACAAATTTTATCAGTCTAAAAATCAAAATATTTTAAAACCTACAGGAAGCGGACTTGGCCTTGCCATTTCAAAAAAAATAATACAAGCTCACAACGGAAGTATAAAAGCTGAAAATAGCGGACTAGGCGTCACTTTTACCATCAGTCTTCCCGAGAAAATAATAAACGAGAATAAAAATGAAGTTGAACCCTTTTAA
- a CDS encoding MFS transporter has translation MSENHHESYENMTDKQKNRTIWSVITASSLGTLIEWYDFYIFGSLAIVLATKFFPADNPTAAFLSTLATFAAGFVVRPFGALFFGRLGDIIGRKYTFLVTLLIMGFSTFLIGCIPSYETIGFLAPVLVLILRLLQGLALGGEYGGAATYVAEYAQPHRRGYWTSWIQTTATAGLFISLIVILITKTTLSPEEFDGWGWRIPFWISILMVGVSYIIRKNMKESPLFAKAKSEGKTSKNPLKESFGNKLNFKFVLLALFGAAMGQGVIWYTGQFYAMSFMQKVMNIDSTQVDYLMATALFLGTPFFVFFGWLSDKIGRKAVMMTGMLVAILAYRPIYDSMFKSVSLENKAVASNGITEKRSAKIHKDITTDSLVTFHKETLYTDGTLIKKDSTVHWSPSGTIIKDGKAEEPKVSQSVIVSDHTKWYLVFLVFIQVIFVTMVYGPIAAFLVEMFPVRIRYTSMSLPYHIGNGVFGGLLPAVATYLVTTGKKPATPHGILKDYGIRLE, from the coding sequence ATGAGCGAAAATCATCACGAAAGTTATGAGAACATGACCGACAAGCAGAAAAACCGCACCATCTGGAGCGTTATCACCGCCTCATCTCTCGGAACATTGATAGAATGGTATGACTTCTATATTTTCGGAAGCTTAGCCATTGTTTTAGCCACTAAGTTTTTCCCGGCGGATAATCCAACAGCAGCATTTTTATCAACCTTAGCTACTTTTGCGGCAGGATTTGTGGTAAGACCTTTTGGGGCTTTATTTTTCGGAAGACTGGGTGACATCATCGGAAGAAAATACACCTTCCTTGTTACTTTACTTATTATGGGATTTTCCACTTTTCTCATCGGATGTATCCCAAGCTATGAAACCATTGGATTTCTTGCTCCTGTTTTGGTTTTAATTCTTAGATTACTACAAGGTCTTGCTCTTGGAGGTGAATATGGTGGTGCTGCAACCTATGTTGCAGAGTACGCACAACCTCATCGAAGAGGATACTGGACTTCATGGATCCAAACGACTGCGACAGCCGGACTTTTTATTTCACTGATCGTTATTTTAATCACAAAGACCACGCTTTCTCCTGAAGAATTCGATGGTTGGGGCTGGAGAATTCCTTTCTGGATTTCGATTTTAATGGTGGGGGTCTCTTATATTATCAGGAAAAACATGAAGGAATCTCCGCTTTTTGCCAAGGCTAAAAGCGAAGGAAAGACTTCTAAAAATCCTCTAAAAGAGAGTTTCGGTAATAAATTGAATTTTAAATTTGTCCTGCTTGCCCTTTTTGGAGCCGCCATGGGACAAGGAGTAATCTGGTATACGGGGCAATTTTACGCCATGAGCTTTATGCAAAAAGTAATGAATATTGATTCTACCCAGGTAGATTATTTAATGGCTACCGCTTTATTTTTAGGAACTCCTTTCTTTGTATTCTTTGGTTGGCTCTCAGACAAAATCGGAAGAAAAGCCGTGATGATGACCGGAATGCTGGTTGCCATTTTAGCTTACAGACCCATTTATGATAGCATGTTCAAAAGCGTCAGCCTTGAAAATAAAGCAGTAGCATCAAACGGGATTACAGAGAAAAGATCTGCTAAAATCCACAAAGACATCACCACAGACAGCCTTGTTACCTTCCATAAAGAAACACTTTATACAGACGGAACTTTAATTAAAAAAGACAGCACCGTTCATTGGTCCCCAAGTGGCACCATCATCAAGGATGGAAAAGCGGAAGAGCCAAAAGTCTCCCAATCTGTAATAGTGAGTGACCATACAAAATGGTATCTGGTATTTCTCGTATTTATACAGGTTATTTTTGTAACAATGGTGTATGGTCCTATTGCGGCATTCCTGGTTGAAATGTTCCCTGTGAGAATTCGTTACACTTCAATGTCTTTGCCTTATCACATTGGGAACGGAGTATTTGGAGGACTTCTTCCTGCAGTAGCTACCTATCTGGTAACTACGGGAAAGAAGCCGGCCACACCTCATGGTATCTTGAAGGATTATGGTATCCGATTGGAGTAG
- a CDS encoding porin, with product MKKLLTFIGVALISSSMYSQGSPDYGSGLKINLNPEGDKFIRFILWDQLWLRNSAMNPGSMVGNEPTDNTWNLGNRRLRALTYAQISKRYMILLHFGINNQTFINGGASGTSGTGGYGNGKKTQMFFHDAWNEYAVILPGEAGKFSLSLGAGLHYYMGLSRMTMASTLNFLTVDSPVFSWPLIDNSDQFGRQIGMFAKGKYGKLEYRFSLNKPFATDLTPANVTDPSKAVAVDNNGNPSFSKAGYIEYQFLDEESNTLPFKVGSYLGTKKVFNVGAGFYHQADGTRTSVNSNIEKHDITLFAVDAFADIPLGEAKNKMAVSAYAGYYNYNFGPHYVRNLGTMNIAAADPNFTGNKAIAGPGNLQPTIGTGNIIYAQAGLLLPSQAEKPKIRIQPFAAYTHKSFEAFDKSSSQFDVGANWFIDGHHAKITTQYSTRPVYTNPTESPSSKGEFIVQFQIYL from the coding sequence ATGAAGAAATTACTTACATTCATTGGAGTAGCCTTAATTAGCAGTTCCATGTATTCGCAGGGTTCTCCTGATTATGGCAGCGGACTGAAAATAAACCTTAATCCTGAGGGAGATAAATTCATCAGATTTATTTTATGGGATCAGCTTTGGCTACGAAATAGTGCCATGAATCCCGGAAGTATGGTTGGAAATGAACCTACTGACAATACATGGAACCTGGGAAACAGACGATTACGTGCTTTAACATACGCACAGATCTCCAAACGATATATGATCCTTCTTCATTTTGGAATCAATAATCAAACTTTCATCAATGGTGGCGCTTCAGGTACTTCAGGCACAGGAGGCTATGGAAACGGAAAGAAAACCCAGATGTTTTTTCATGATGCCTGGAATGAATATGCAGTTATTTTACCTGGAGAAGCGGGAAAATTCAGTTTATCTTTAGGGGCGGGACTTCATTATTATATGGGACTTTCCCGTATGACCATGGCATCTACTCTCAACTTCCTTACGGTAGACTCACCAGTCTTCTCATGGCCATTGATTGACAATTCAGATCAGTTTGGAAGACAAATCGGAATGTTTGCCAAAGGAAAATACGGAAAACTAGAGTATCGTTTTAGTTTAAACAAACCTTTTGCAACTGATCTTACTCCAGCTAATGTAACCGATCCATCAAAAGCCGTAGCAGTAGATAACAATGGAAATCCAAGTTTTTCAAAAGCAGGATATATTGAGTACCAATTCCTTGATGAAGAATCTAACACCCTTCCTTTCAAAGTAGGATCTTATCTGGGAACAAAGAAAGTTTTCAATGTAGGAGCAGGATTTTACCATCAGGCAGACGGAACAAGAACATCCGTTAATTCGAATATTGAAAAACACGACATTACTCTTTTTGCAGTAGATGCTTTCGCAGATATTCCATTAGGAGAAGCGAAAAATAAAATGGCAGTTTCCGCCTACGCCGGATATTATAACTACAATTTTGGGCCTCACTATGTAAGAAATCTGGGTACCATGAATATTGCAGCAGCTGATCCTAATTTTACAGGTAATAAAGCTATTGCAGGGCCAGGAAACCTACAACCCACCATTGGAACAGGTAATATTATCTATGCACAAGCTGGTTTACTCCTACCAAGTCAGGCAGAAAAACCAAAAATCAGAATACAGCCTTTCGCGGCCTACACTCACAAGAGCTTCGAAGCTTTTGACAAATCTTCATCCCAGTTTGATGTTGGTGCCAATTGGTTTATAGACGGGCATCATGCAAAAATCACAACTCAGTATTCAACAAGACCTGTTTACACCAACCCTACTGAAAGCCCGTCTTCAAAAGGAGAATTCATTGTACAGTTTCAGATCTATCTATAA